From a single Pirellulaceae bacterium genomic region:
- a CDS encoding transposase: MPRRPRAAEAGGLYHALNRGNARQIIFRKDADYEAFEKILSEGLERYDVSLFSFQLMLSHWRLVLRRNRDGAMSDFLRWVTATHTMRYHAHYHTSGQGHVYQGRFKRFPIQDNEHFLTVCRYVERNALRAGLTKRAEAWRWGSLFRWLQGPEPDQKLLTAWPLSRSPNWVERVNQALTDIELQAIRTSAQRGSPFGDTSWVESMAKRLNLESSLRPRGRPRVRFDAKMTISLQQLRKGIPVSWEEQRRSLIPAGLESNHAVGIL; the protein is encoded by the coding sequence ATGCCAAGACGACCACGAGCTGCTGAAGCTGGTGGGCTTTACCATGCTTTGAATCGCGGTAATGCCCGTCAGATCATCTTTCGAAAAGACGCGGATTACGAAGCCTTCGAGAAAATTCTTTCCGAGGGGTTGGAACGCTATGATGTTTCTCTGTTCTCGTTTCAGTTGATGCTCAGTCATTGGCGTTTGGTTCTCAGACGCAATCGGGATGGTGCGATGAGTGATTTCTTGCGGTGGGTCACGGCGACTCACACCATGCGCTATCACGCCCATTACCATACTTCCGGTCAAGGGCACGTCTATCAAGGGCGATTCAAGCGCTTTCCGATTCAGGACAATGAACACTTTTTGACGGTTTGCCGCTATGTTGAAAGGAACGCTCTGCGTGCTGGGTTGACCAAACGGGCTGAGGCTTGGCGGTGGGGCTCGCTGTTTCGCTGGCTTCAGGGGCCCGAACCTGACCAGAAACTCTTGACAGCTTGGCCTCTATCTCGTTCACCCAATTGGGTTGAGCGTGTGAATCAAGCATTGACGGACATTGAACTCCAGGCAATTCGAACTTCTGCACAGCGTGGAAGTCCTTTTGGAGATACGAGTTGGGTAGAATCAATGGCCAAACGATTGAACTTGGAATCATCACTTCGCCCGCGCGGTCGCCCCCGCGTCCGTTTTGATGCCAAAATGACAATCAGCCTTCAGCAACTCCGCAAGGGTATTCCAGTTTCTTGGGAAGAGCAACGACGATCGTTGATCCCAGCGGGTTTGGAATCGAACCACGCTGTGGGAATTCTATGA
- a CDS encoding type II toxin-antitoxin system HigB family toxin: MKKEAKESRSDSGTGASQRLGSQRSSFESLRRVRKKDQEFVFFEQSGLLVRILRTNITREVDIGEEWMRVISKTRLRQFWESSGNEDSAGPLRAWHTHVSHRCVAWRSWSDVKLTFGSASLVGNCVVFNIGGNKYRLVTRILYRSQKVLILKIMTHVEYDQDTWKEDCGCYQPPAKKSKTTDTTPTAKPKKRGG; this comes from the coding sequence ATGAAAAAGGAGGCCAAGGAGTCCCGCAGTGATAGCGGGACCGGCGCAAGCCAGCGTTTGGGATCACAGCGATCTTCTTTCGAATCGCTGCGTCGAGTCCGTAAGAAAGATCAAGAGTTCGTGTTTTTCGAACAATCGGGCTTACTTGTTCGTATTTTACGAACTAACATAACTAGAGAGGTCGATATAGGGGAGGAATGGATGCGGGTCATCTCGAAGACAAGGCTACGACAGTTCTGGGAATCTTCGGGTAATGAGGATTCTGCAGGACCGCTGCGAGCATGGCATACTCATGTCAGCCATCGCTGCGTCGCTTGGCGGTCGTGGTCTGATGTCAAACTGACCTTTGGATCGGCGAGTCTTGTTGGTAACTGTGTCGTCTTCAATATCGGTGGCAACAAGTACCGTCTCGTGACGAGGATTCTCTACCGCAGCCAGAAGGTGCTTATCCTCAAAATCATGACGCACGTCGAATACGACCAAGACACATGGAAAGAAGACTGCGGTTGCTACCAGCCGCCTGCTAAGAAATCAAAGACAACTGATACAACACCGACGGCAAAGCCTAAGAAGCGAGGGGGCTAG
- a CDS encoding helix-turn-helix transcriptional regulator, with protein MATKMQYRLKGKSKDSYLELVSEFPLASIKSDQHLSEAQKVIDFLLARGTLNGGEETYLDALSDLVGVYEDDQHAIQPASDAEMLQHLLDAKGITQAQLSRDTNLPKSTISEILKGKKRFSRQVLRKLADYFQVDVSVLAANL; from the coding sequence ATGGCCACTAAGATGCAGTATCGCCTGAAGGGAAAAAGCAAAGACTCCTATCTGGAACTTGTGTCGGAATTCCCATTAGCGTCCATCAAAAGCGACCAGCATCTGTCCGAAGCGCAGAAAGTGATAGACTTCCTGCTCGCTCGGGGCACCCTGAACGGGGGCGAAGAAACATACCTCGATGCGCTCAGCGATCTTGTCGGCGTTTACGAAGACGATCAGCACGCTATCCAGCCGGCTTCCGACGCCGAAATGCTGCAGCATCTGTTAGATGCCAAGGGAATCACCCAGGCACAGTTGAGCCGAGATACGAACCTCCCGAAATCTACGATTTCCGAAATACTCAAGGGGAAGAAGCGGTTCAGTCGGCAAGTGCTCCGCAAGTTGGCTGACTACTTCCAAGTGGATGTGTCGGTGTTAGCGGCGAACCTCTGA
- a CDS encoding fumarylacetoacetate hydrolase family protein: MRRIIFCAAEIVCGLSITHLTVAAQPTQYARFQHGNLVAYGLVVGDQVQQIDGDLFGDFRLTDQRFALDQVHLLPPTQPSQILALAGNYRSHLNAEEIPPKFQVVQPFYKSPSCVVGQGQNIVLPADSSDVHFEAELVIVIGKRCSRVSEAEAMDYVFGVTAGNDVSERFWQNDPQHKDIQWWRAKGADTFGPVGPVIATGIDYGNLRLQMKVNGQIKQDDRTSSLIHSIPKTVSYISQYVTLQPGDLIFTGTPGETSPIQPGDVCEVELEGVGTLRNPVIAQPANGMMQMHEQPGEYLDILAGDRPVVRFMLKPRDGSSPEAHYETFKPFHHVFDPLTGTQLLTGGAHPNTKQFLYPHHRGLFFGFNRIAYGGQQADIWHGKDGVHSTCLRLEDMSTSENSATHTAVIGWFGTDGQQFAEERRTVVVYNSVGGTQIDWSTELTTKLEKVRLDGDPQHAGFHFRAHQDVAMHNSQQTYYLRPDGRGKLGETRNWDAKRPDPITENLPWNAMSFVVSDQRYTVLRINHPDNPGPTRGSERDYGRFGDYFEYDLTPDKPLRLKYRLWIQAGEMQPSQCAQRATWR, encoded by the coding sequence ATGAGACGGATTATTTTTTGCGCTGCAGAGATCGTATGCGGATTGTCGATCACGCACCTGACAGTGGCCGCCCAGCCGACTCAGTACGCGCGTTTTCAGCACGGCAACTTGGTCGCCTATGGCTTGGTAGTCGGCGATCAAGTCCAACAGATTGACGGCGACTTATTCGGCGACTTTCGCTTGACAGACCAGCGGTTTGCCCTGGACCAGGTGCATCTGCTGCCGCCCACTCAGCCCAGCCAAATCCTGGCTCTGGCAGGAAATTACCGTAGCCACTTAAACGCAGAGGAAATTCCCCCCAAGTTTCAGGTCGTGCAGCCGTTCTACAAGAGCCCTTCCTGCGTCGTGGGGCAAGGACAAAACATCGTGCTGCCAGCGGATTCCAGCGATGTGCATTTTGAAGCCGAGCTGGTGATAGTAATCGGAAAAAGGTGCAGTCGCGTGTCGGAGGCGGAAGCCATGGATTATGTGTTCGGCGTCACGGCGGGTAATGACGTCAGCGAACGGTTCTGGCAGAACGACCCACAGCACAAAGATATCCAGTGGTGGCGCGCCAAGGGTGCCGATACGTTTGGACCAGTTGGTCCGGTAATCGCTACCGGTATCGACTATGGCAACTTGCGTTTGCAAATGAAGGTAAATGGGCAAATCAAACAAGATGACCGTACGTCCTCGTTGATCCACAGCATTCCCAAGACGGTCAGCTACATCAGTCAGTACGTTACGTTGCAGCCGGGCGATTTGATCTTTACGGGAACTCCTGGCGAAACTTCGCCGATCCAGCCGGGCGATGTGTGCGAAGTTGAACTGGAGGGAGTTGGTACGTTGCGTAATCCAGTGATCGCACAACCTGCCAACGGAATGATGCAAATGCACGAGCAGCCAGGCGAATACCTTGATATTCTCGCAGGCGATCGACCGGTCGTCAGGTTTATGCTCAAGCCACGCGATGGCTCGTCGCCCGAAGCACACTACGAAACGTTTAAGCCGTTTCATCATGTGTTTGATCCGCTGACCGGGACACAGCTATTGACTGGCGGTGCGCATCCCAACACCAAACAGTTCCTGTATCCGCATCATCGGGGGCTGTTTTTTGGATTCAATCGCATAGCGTACGGTGGACAGCAGGCCGACATTTGGCACGGCAAAGACGGTGTACACAGTACCTGTCTACGATTGGAAGACATGTCCACTTCGGAGAACTCGGCTACGCACACAGCCGTGATCGGTTGGTTCGGCACGGACGGACAGCAGTTCGCCGAAGAACGACGAACCGTCGTCGTCTACAATTCAGTAGGTGGTACGCAGATCGACTGGTCGACCGAGCTGACGACAAAACTCGAAAAAGTACGGCTGGACGGTGATCCGCAGCACGCTGGATTTCACTTTCGAGCCCATCAAGATGTCGCTATGCACAACTCCCAGCAGACCTACTACCTACGTCCCGATGGTCGCGGCAAATTGGGCGAAACTCGAAATTGGGATGCCAAGCGACCCGATCCAATTACCGAAAATCTACCGTGGAATGCGATGAGCTTTGTGGTGAGCGACCAGCGTTACACGGTGCTGCGCATCAATCACCCGGACAATCCAGGACCGACTCGTGGCAGCGAGCGCGATTACGGACGTTTTGGCGATTACTTTGAATACGACCTTACGCCGGACAAACCGTTGCGGCTGAAATATCGACTATGGATCCAGGCCGGCGAAATGCAACCATCTCAGTGCGCTCAACGCGCCACTTGGCGTTGA